Part of the Triticum aestivum cultivar Chinese Spring chromosome 4D, IWGSC CS RefSeq v2.1, whole genome shotgun sequence genome is shown below.
CTAACAATAGAAGTAGCATAGAAAACTTAATAGAACCGGAAATTAGCACTTTAAATTCTAAGGTGAACAATGTAACAACAAAGAGAACGGTTTCTCCACTGGTAGTAGATTGTGTCTTATGGATGTATGGCCAGAGTATAGATATCAACATTTGATCCTATTGTATGACCAATGTTTGAGTATCAataggaatatttgtgaatttcacTAAAGTAGTGTATCACAGTGCCTTGATACTAAGAGAGACTTATTATACTTTTTTTCCTTTGAGTTATGGGAGTAGATTTTCAATTCCCATTGATTAAGAATAACAacttgtttggcttcataacttctcaCAGTATAAACTCAAGCAAAAGTGGACTTTGTCCGAATCGATTAGCAAAATATGTACCAATGACTGGCGACCTAATAAATAGCAGACTGGGATTAAACATGCTTACAATTCTGAAGATATTTGACACACACGAACAGGAGGATGCCAGCCTACGTCCATTGTTGTCCATCCAGCACAATTGTTATTTTTTCATGGGAAAGTGTGTTAGTTTTTGGAATAGAGACTGTTTGATGATACATTGGTTGGTTGAAGACACAACTAAGAAAACATGTGTTAAATATTGTAATTTTCACAACCAATGAAGAAACCTCTTTGTTTAAAAATATCAGGTTTTGTCAAATCTCCCGTTTGGATCATAATGCATAGCCTGCAAAGGTATATTCAAGAATAATTTAGGAATACATAATCTCATTACTAATCGTAGGTAAATGCACCAAATATACAAAGGGCATACAACCATAAGTCATCATTCAACGGTGTATGTATTGTAAATAAAAAAGACATCACTCCAGCTATGCCCATAGAAAGTTTCTATCTTCGAAAATGTGGAGAACATACCTCATACTTCCATCAACCATATCTGCAGCTTATGCTTGTGTACAAAGAACTACATGTGCCATAAACATACATATGATCAAACAGTTaggaaataaaaaaaattccaAGCCATGTACAACGAAAAGCCATTTCATAGGGAACATGTGTAGAACAAAAATGGTAGAGTTTATTTTTTGATGGATCTCTAACCATGTCTGCCTGAAACAACATGTGAGAAGTATATATAGGTCCGCAAAAGCGTAGTTATCCTGTCTGGGTATGTAACAATGCTAGCCTGCAAATTCGTCATGCACGTTGGTGGAAGATGAATGTGCGTCCTACAGTTACAAATTCTTGCAAAAACAAATTCAGTTTGAAATTGTAGTCAAATAAGTGTGTACGTGGAAAACTGACCGCTTCCTCGTAGCCAGGGCAATGTACACCAGCCTTGGTGGCTCCTTCTCGTGGCTCAGTTTAAAGAGATAATGAACCTGAAGCTAAAACAATGGACCAGTAGAGCAGTTCCAATAGAGGGATTTACTTGTGGTGTAGAACTGTTTTTGATCAAGGTAGAAGGGAGACGAAGGGAAAAGATATGTAACTTGTTAATAATTGTCGTTGCTATTTACTTGGATTCCTATATGCACTTGTGTTTATTAAAAGCCATAATGAAAAGctaagtgggggagatgaaaaacTGGTGTAGGACGCATGCACTGCAGTAGGATTATTTTTGGCTCATCAGTCAATGGGTTACGGCTGGAACGGAAGGCAAGCGAGGGCTGATTCGATCGGTTATGTACAGTTAGTATGATCTTTTTCATGAGAACAAAATACTTAAGACCGAAAAATCCCGAAGAACACAGTACATAACCTGTCGACGTACTCAGGAAGTTCGCGACCCTTGACGCAAGCCCATGCAGGATACACAGGAACATGAATTCTTACTAATATGCAGGAGCTTAGCTGGAGAATGGCTACCATTACGGCAGGTGCAGGTGGCTGAGTATTCGCATATACATCACCTCCGCCTGTTCGACCAAACCAAAAATCAACCAGTCATCACAGATCAATGAATCAACCAACAATCTGTGGTTAATGACTGGACTCTCAATGGCACCGAATAACGGCGAcatacctgcaactggtggtgccACTGGATGTCGTTGTTGTCGAAGCCGACGCGATCTGCTActggcgaggccggggcagaggccgCAGTCGATGGATACCATGTCGATGGGGCCGAAGCCAACCTCACCGAGGAAGTTGGAGGTGGATTTGTGACGGACTTGAGCTCGTCCAGGTGATGGCTTGCAGCCTTGTCATCGCCAGCATATGTGAAAGGTCCTCCAAAGAAGGCACCCGCAGGTTCTTCCCTGAGCGCCGCTGCCGCACCGGCCCCGGCCGAGGCCGCACCTCTTGCTCCATCATAGCGGCGGCCGCCGCCCTGTCTGAAGCACGCGAGGAGGCCCATGAATACGGACCGACAACTCAGGAGGACCTTCAAGCCACGGACTCAGGAACCACACCGAGAGGGGGAACATACCCCGAGCGAACCCCGGGGAATTGCAGAGGGGGGCCAAGTCAGCGGTCCTACCGGAGGGGAGTGAGATGGGGTCTCGACCGTCACATTGGACTGTACATAGGGGAAAGGAGGTCGATGGGCTCAGCTAAATCGAGGGAGTAAGACAGCCATTCTGTACTCTAGATTTATACGCTGGCAACCTTTGATGGGTCTCTCCCTTGATTGACCCGTCAGTTATGGGGCGCAGAAGAGGAAGGGGCCGCTCTTTTCGGTGACCATGGGATCAGCCGCGTGCAGCAGAAGAGAGGAAATACAAGGATGGGAAGAGATCAGATGGGTGCAGTTGGCTAGGCTAGATTGAATAAACGCCTAAAACAATTATGATGACCCACTCAGATTGGAAGCGATTTGGTGATTATTTTCTGCTGAGGTGGaggctgcatgttgagagaatGCTGATGTGGCATCATGTTGATGTGGATAGTGTGCATGTAGAGAGAATTGCTCctagtggggatcaacttcttaagaatgtaagatacatacggatctgaatgtggcagacctgttgactaaacttctctcacaagcaaaacatgatcacaccttggtactctttgggtgttaatcacatggcgatgtgaactagattattgactctagtaaactctttgggtgttggtcacatggcgatgtgaactataggtgttaatcacatggcgatgtgaactagattattgactctagtgcaagtgggagactgaggaaatatgccctagaggcaataataaagttgttattttatattttcttattcatggtaaatgtttattattcatgctagaattgtattgatcggaaacctaaatacatgtgtgaatatataaacaaacaccgtgtccctagtgagcctctacttgactagctcgttgatcaaagatggttaagatttcctgaccatggatatgagttgtcatttgataatgggatcacatcattaggagaatgatgtaatggacaagacccatccgttagcttaacattatgatcgttgagttttattgctattgctttcttcatgtcaaatacatattctttcgactatgagattatgcaactcctgtataccagaggaatgccttgtgtgctatcaaacgtcacaacgtaactgggtgattataaagatgctctacaggtatctccaaaggtgtttgttgagttggcatagattgagattaagatttgtcactctgagtatcggagaggtatctctgagccctctcggtaatacacatcataaactTGCAAGCaagcgactaaggagttagtcacgaggtgatgtattacggaacgagtaaagagacttgccggtaacgagattgaactaggtatgaagataccgacgatcgaatctcggacaagtaacataccgatagacaaagggaataacgtatgttgtcataacgatttgaccaataaagatcttcgtagaatatgtaggagccaatatgggcatccaggttatgctattggttattgaccggagaggtgtctcggtcatgtctacatagttctcgaacccgtagggtctgcacgcttaacgtttgatgacgatattgtattatatgagttatgtgttttggtgaccgaatgttattcggagtcccgggtgagatcacgaacatgacgaggagtctcgaaatgatcgagaggtaaagattgatatataggacgatggtattcggacaccagaagtgtttcggagaaaaccagataGTCATCGAAGTACCAGAGGGGGTACCGGTCACCACCGGGAgtgtattgggcctattgggccacaaGAGGGGAGCACCccaacccacaaggggctggcgcgccccccatGGCAGCCGGCCAAGTGGGGAGGAaagggggaggattcggcctccccttccttctctcttcccccctttcctttcttctccgacaattaaggaaaggggggcgccacttcgggaggaccccaagtaggattcggcctacttggggagccctcctggctgctccctcccctctcccacctatatatatgtgtgtgtgtggggggggggtgggggtgggggggggggctagcacacaccagacaatggCCTAGCTGTGTGCCACCCCCCTCCCGTTTACACcttcggtcatattttcgtagtgcttaggcgaagccctgcgaggatcacttcaccatcaccgtcaccacgtcgtcgtgctgatggaactcatctactacctcgacgtcttgctggatcaagaaggcgagggacgtcaccgagctgaacgtgtgcagaacgcggaggtgtcgtgcgttcggtacgtgatcggttgaagcgcgaagaagttcgactacatcaactgcgttgagaaacgcttccgcttacggtctacgacggtacgtagacacactctccctctcgttgctatacatcttcatggatagatcattgcgtgtgcgtagaatttttttgttttccatgcaacgttacccaacaaacTTTTTACAAATTTTTTGTATGCCTGCAAAATTTCAGCTCGAAATAAAATTCATCGTGGAAAATAAAATCGATGTTCCAGAACTGCTAGCAAATACTCCACATCCGTGTTTTGCACCCTTATTACAGAAAAAGAATGCTTTGCAATTACACATGTTTAAGAGGGCATGGATGCAATATCGCCAATAAAAATGAAGACTAATCGCGGGTCCGCCGGAGGCAGCAGCAGAGATAAGCTTTGTTGCTTCGCCGTCGTCCCTGTCTCTGGCTTCGGCAATTGAATAGAGGTGGCGGTTGCACTCGTCTCCAAATAAGCAGGAGTCAACTCACCGTTCATCGAACGTTCAGAGTTTTCTTTGAAGGGGAACAGCCCTCGGAGCTCCCCAGGCCGCATTCATGGGTTCGCCGctgggggaagaggaggaggaacggATCCTGCTAGCGCGCGCGACGCCGCCGGAGGTACTCCCGCCTTCTCATCCCCACCTCCATGAAATTTCGAATGGTTCTGCTTGTCTGTTCCATCAAGATTCAAGAATCCCGAGTAGGGTTTGGAGTTTGGACTCTTCTCTAACCCCCTTTAGTTTCTTGTTTTGGTTGCGTATTCTTATCGATTGGATTGCTTTAATTGGATGCAATCGCTAGAAAAAAGGAGAGGAAACATACTTCGATTTGCAGCTCGAGTGGATTGACGTGCACTTCTTTGATTGATTTAATGCAAAATCGTAGCAAGAAATAAAAACGAAGGGGAAATTCTGTAGAGGACTAGTGGCGGCTGACAAATGAGGCCCACATGAGGACTCCTACCCCTTTAGGATTGCGGTATACCCCCTTTTTAATCGAATTTATGATACAATATCTCGTAATTTGATGTATTATATGGATTATATTGGAGGATAGGAGCATGCAATTCTTTTGAGGGCTGCAGAATCATGGACTTGTAGAAATGACTTAAAATCGAAATTGAATGAATTGTTTTTCCTAAAATTAATATTTGCTTTTCGGTGTGAACTTCGCTGATGTTGTCTTGCTTGTGAGGTTGGTTCGTTAATTTCACTGGTACGTTCTTTGATTGTTTGGTTGAAAGCGATGGAATGGAATGGGATAAACGTCTTTGACTAGAAGGTTGAGATTGTGAACGTTTTATTATGGATTACTGTCTTTTCAATGAACTTATCCGTGGAAAGAAACCTCAAATATTGATCAATGGGCTATTCCAGATTGCCACGTCATAAAAGTAGAACACTGTAAAGGTTGGAGTTATATGCATCTAGGGTGAAAAATGGATATCGGATTACTGTTTTATCCAAAATGATTGTCAAATTTGGATGCTATACTGTGTTATCCATAAAAAAACACTGTAAAGTGTCAATCAGATGTACACTATCTGTCTGTCCAGTTGTCATATCTGAACTAACGGATCCATTTCCAATCCATTGAAACATGTCATGACTCCAAAACTACCTTGTAATTTGTGTTCTTGGAAAATATATTCTTTTAGTACTCCAAAACAACCAGGAAAAGCCCTGTGAAATGTTCAACTCTAGACTGACCATTCATTTTGGAAAATAATGTACTCCATAACATTTATGAAGTTGAAAATTTGCTCCATGGCTGGAATTTTCCAGATGGATAACTCTTTAGTCTGAGCATCTCAGAGTTTTTTTCCCACTTCGTGCATATGTTTTCTCAAGGATATATATGCCTTGTGCATACATACAGGCTCCTAAAATATCAAGCATGTTGGGAGCTCTTTTTTGCATGTTTGAATCTACATTTATTCTGAACTCACAATGTTTTCCTCTTTTCTTTTTGAGCAACACAAAAGCTTTGCGCATCAATGCACTGATAGATGGAACCTTAAGAGCTACGCTCCTCCAGTACTGATTCTTGGGGTCTAGTCACTCTGTCAGGAACTGACTATGAACTAACTGAACTTAATTAGCGCTAAATATTCAGGGATTCAGAGAGATTTTTGCTCAATTTGCTAGGGTTTATACCATCAAAGGGAGAGTAGCACACTGTAGCACGCTACTGGCGGATAGATTACAACCCAATTACAGTAACATACCAAAATGAAAGGGAAATGGGGGACTTAAGTAATTACAGTAACATACCATTACACTGAGGGAGCACGTGAAATGCAAACAGAAAAAGGAAGAGTTGTTGCTGGAAGTTGAACAGTGACGCACGACAGTCTGAGAGGCGTCTGATTCCAGATTGCATCAGCGAACCAGTATCTTGACATCAGGGCCGTCCGATGAGAGATGAGTGTCAGCCACGTCCTCAGGAACCCAGCAACAGTGTAAGTGTCGATAATCTTCAGATAATTCAGACAAGATCATGACACACTCCCGCTCAGATACACAACCTTGCCTCCCGGGGCCGAGTAGCACGAGCCGATGAACGTGTCTCCAACGGCAGGAGGGCACATAGTCGATCAGATCCATGAGAGCACCTTGTTCCTCCAGGGTCAGAAGAAGGGATAGTCCAGCAAAGAGGTGTTCCATGGAAACTAGGGGTACCTTCTTGTAGAGTCCGAGCACCATAAGCTAGCAAAGTGCATAGCCATCAGCACCGATTTGACCAGAACCAGTCATCATGCCCCCTTTCCAGTATGGTAGGCGGCCAGCAATCCGATCCACCAGCTGCCTAGAAGGCTCGCTGGGTAAGTTGCGAACTGTCGCTGGGGGTCCTTAGGTACTTCACCAGGAAGGTGGTAATGGTATCCCATTAGCCTTCTTGCTCTGTTTAAGACTTTGTTTTGAACCTGGATTTTTAATAAGATGGCTGTGTGCATCaagagatgcagaggccgggggtattgcTCCTTCTCGAAAAAAAATAGCCTTCTTGCTTATTTTCATGCTGTCCTTCTGAGGCTAATCTGGGAAGAAATCTGTCCGTATGAAAATAAAGACAAATTTTCTTCTTATTCTGTGTGCGTTAGTTCTACTTCTAGTACAATTACTAATCAGTAATTTGATAAGGATCAATAAATAAAGCACATGATGATATTTTGTTGATAAGTAAATGTGTCTGAACAATGTATGATGATCATATGGACACCTGCCAAGGGCATCATCGCATATTGATTCTGAGAAAGATCAGGCATCATCTGCTGTACTAGTTTTAGGAAGCCTGCTTTACATAGTTGATCACTATGAGAATGCTGGATCACATTTTCTGCAATTAATTGTAGTGATCTATCTTGGATTTATTTTTTCTGTGGGGTCAACTAGGAGTATTAATTTTAAATATTCAGTGAGGCAGATCCTTTAAAAAATACAACTGTTCACATTTATCACGCTGGCACAGGCTCACAACCTCTGCCAATGTATGTGTTCTTTCGTTTCATGCAACAGTTTTTTCATGCTTCCATTTTCTGCTGACTTGGATGGAGCTATGAAAAGCTTCCACTTGTCAAATAATCTGTAGATCAACCATTAACAAGTTTATTTTATTCACAGAACTTTGATGAATACACAGGCGATGGCTCAGTTGATTTCAGAGGTCACCCTATTTTAAAGCACAATACAGGAAACTGGAGAGCATGCTCATTGATTCTTGGTAATAATTCATCAAGAAATCTCCATTAAGGAACAATGTAACCCTCATGTTTGTTAGGGACAAAATCATTAAGATCCTGTGAGACCATCTTTAAGAAAATATTTTCTCAGTTGACTTGCAAAATTTTAATCTTGCAATTCattgaattggaaatattttcattAAAGTTTATGTAAGCATTTGCCAGCTTAAGAGACTatctttgatgatatttttttcgaTAGTTGAGTCTATGTTTCACGATAATCTTTTATCCCTAAACACAAGAAAGAAAAGCCTTtgtacttgtatgattgtatgtaATGTTAAATTCACATGACATTTGTTTATTTATTACATGGCAGGGACTGAAGTGTGCGAACGCTTAGCCTACTATGGGATTTCCAAAAGTTTGGTCACTTATCTTTCAACTAGACTGCATGAAGGCAATGTGTCTGCAGCTAGAAACTTCACAACCTGGCAAGGAACTTGTTATCTCACACCACTTATTGGAGCAACCTTAGCAGATTCTTACTGGGGAAAGTATCGGACTATTGCTGTTTTCTCAACTATTTACTTTCTTGTAAGTTTCGACTAACCACATCCAAATGTACCTCAAAATTTCTTACTGGGGGACAAGAACTCTTTTTCTCATTAGTTCAGTTGAATGGGCTTTGTAATAGTGTTAAGTACTTTGCACATGTTAACTTATTTGGTGCCAAATAATCatgtcatggtgttattttcgtTGGTATTTCTTAATGGATGACATAGACAGGTTGAATTTGGACATGTAGAGCTTATCTTTTTCTCGAACACCCATATATAGCTTATTTTATCGAACATGCATATATAGCTTATTTCATAACAAAGATTATGGACACTGCATAATAATGAGTTCAGATATATTTTTTAACATGATACATAACTAGCATGTTTCACATATGTTTGCAAACTTACTTGTCTTAGTTGTGCATCTGATGTCCCAGTACGTGCTTATTTCTGCTGATATATTGTGCTAATGACTCAATGTGCATTTTGATTGAAGGGGATGTCAGCATTGACGCTTTCAGCATCGGTTCCTTATCTCCAGCCCCCTCAATGTATTGGGTCTTTTTGTCCAAAACCAGCCTTACACCAGTATTTGATATACTTTGTTGGATTATACATGATTGCTTTAGGGGCTGGAGGTATTAAGCCATGTGTTTCGTCCTTCGGTGCAGACCAATTTGATGATACCGATCCAATTGAGCGAACAAAGAAAGGCGCTTTCTTCAATTGGTTCTATTTCTCCATAAATATCGGTTCATTGATCTCTGGCACTGTTCTTATTTGGGTACAAGAAAAATATGGATATGGTATTGGATTTGCAATCCCTACCTTTTTCATTGCCCTGGCTATTGGAAGCTTTTTTCTAGGCTCAGAGGTATACAGATTTCAGATACCTGGAGGAAGCCCTCTTACAAGAGCATGCCAGGTAGTTGTTGCAGCCATTTACAAGCGAAATGTGGACTTGCCAGTTGATAGTTCTCTTCTCTATGAGTGTCATGGTAAGAGATCAGCTATCGAGGGGAGCCGCAAACTGGAGCACAGCAGTGAATTCAGGTACTTTTCTTGGTTATCATCAGGAATCATTTGCTGTATAAGATGCTTTTACCTTGCCAAATTAATTAGTTGCAAAACCGTTCACATGCTGTTCCATGTTggtattaattaattaatttggtGGAGTTCAGATTGCTGttctggaagaaataaaaacataTTTTTAAAGTTCAAGAACTAAAAGAAAATAGTTTACAATTTAACAAAGCTGACACGGATTTGCAAAGTATGCTACTCTTTTGGTCTgacattcacatgcttgcaaagCTTGTGTCTTCAGGCTTCCTGGACACAGCAATCCCTTTTCAGAACTGTAACAGGTAAACCTTGCACAAGATGTAAGTAGCATAAGATTTGCATACCCACTGACCCGATGCATATTTTTTCTCTACAGTTTCCTTGACAAATCAGCAGTCATTTTGCGGAGTGAATGTGGCGATATTCATAATCCTTGGAGGCTTTGCACTGTTACACAGATTGAAGAGCTCAAAATATTAATGAGGATGTTTCCAATCTGGGCAACGGGCATCGTGTTCTTCACTGTCTGCGCTCAGAATTCATCAATGTTCATAGAGCAAGGGATGGCACTCAACAACCAAGTTGGATCTTTCAAGATCCCACCAGCCACCCTGTCGTCCTTGGACGTAATCAGCATCGTCGTTTGGGTCCCTATCTATGAGAGATTCATCGTGCCGATAGCCAGGAGATTGACTGGTAAGGAGAGGGGCTTCTCGGAGCTCCAGCGCATGGGGATCGGTCTTTTTGTGTCCACCATCGCAGTGGCAGTCGCAGCATTGGTCGAGATCAAGCGCCTGGAGAGCGCAAGATCCGAGGGCCTGGTCCATCAGAAGGTGCCTGTTTCCATGAGCATTCTCTGGCAGGCGCCTCAGTACCTGCTGATCGGGGTCGGTGAGGTGTTCACGTCCATCGGGCAGGCTGAGTTCTTCTACAACCAGTCTCCGGATTCCATGAGAAGCCTGTGCTCGGCTTTCGCCCTTGTCACCGTGTCGCTTGGAAGCTATCTTAGCTCGTTCATACTGACCCTGGTGTCGTATCTTACGACGCGTGGGGAGCAGATGGGGTGGATTCCTGACAACCTGAATGAAGGCCACCTTGACCGCTTCTTCTGGCTCATTGCTGGCCTCAGCTCCCTGAATTTTCTCGCTTTTGTTTATTTTGCACAGCAGTACAAGTGCAAGAAAGCTTCTGTACTTTGATGTTTCCGCCTTTGCCTTGTATTGTACAGAAAGTTGTGTGGATATTTCTCTCATGAACAAGCTAACAATGTACAGGCTACAATGTATAGTCTTCTGTAATGTACAGTCTTGTATCCTTTGATAGTTGTATACATTTGTTTACTTGGAGAGTGGGAATAGTGTGCCTTTTCCCCTTG
Proteins encoded:
- the LOC123098131 gene encoding protein NRT1/ PTR FAMILY 8.3 isoform X2; this translates as MGSPLGEEEEERILLARATPPENFDEYTGDGSVDFRGHPILKHNTGNWRACSLILGTEVCERLAYYGISKSLVTYLSTRLHEGNVSAARNFTTWQGTCYLTPLIGATLADSYWGKYRTIAVFSTIYFLGMSALTLSASVPYLQPPQYQFDDTDPIERTKKGAFFNWFYFSINIGSLISGTVLIWVQEKYGYGIGFAIPTFFIALAIGSFFLGSEVYRFQIPGGSPLTRACQVVVAAIYKRNVDLPVDSSLLYECHGKRSAIEGSRKLEHSSEFSFLDKSAVILRSECGDIHNPWRLCTVTQIEELKILMRMFPIWATGIVFFTVCAQNSSMFIEQGMALNNQVGSFKIPPATLSSLDVISIVVWVPIYERFIVPIARRLTGKERGFSELQRMGIGLFVSTIAVAVAALVEIKRLESARSEGLVHQKVPVSMSILWQAPQYLLIGVGEVFTSIGQAEFFYNQSPDSMRSLCSAFALVTVSLGSYLSSFILTLVSYLTTRGEQMGWIPDNLNEGHLDRFFWLIAGLSSLNFLAFVYFAQQYKCKKASVL
- the LOC123098131 gene encoding protein NRT1/ PTR FAMILY 8.3 isoform X1 encodes the protein MGSPLGEEEEERILLARATPPENFDEYTGDGSVDFRGHPILKHNTGNWRACSLILGTEVCERLAYYGISKSLVTYLSTRLHEGNVSAARNFTTWQGTCYLTPLIGATLADSYWGKYRTIAVFSTIYFLGMSALTLSASVPYLQPPQCIGSFCPKPALHQYLIYFVGLYMIALGAGGIKPCVSSFGADQFDDTDPIERTKKGAFFNWFYFSINIGSLISGTVLIWVQEKYGYGIGFAIPTFFIALAIGSFFLGSEVYRFQIPGGSPLTRACQVVVAAIYKRNVDLPVDSSLLYECHGKRSAIEGSRKLEHSSEFSFLDKSAVILRSECGDIHNPWRLCTVTQIEELKILMRMFPIWATGIVFFTVCAQNSSMFIEQGMALNNQVGSFKIPPATLSSLDVISIVVWVPIYERFIVPIARRLTGKERGFSELQRMGIGLFVSTIAVAVAALVEIKRLESARSEGLVHQKVPVSMSILWQAPQYLLIGVGEVFTSIGQAEFFYNQSPDSMRSLCSAFALVTVSLGSYLSSFILTLVSYLTTRGEQMGWIPDNLNEGHLDRFFWLIAGLSSLNFLAFVYFAQQYKCKKASVL